Proteins encoded within one genomic window of Trichoderma asperellum chromosome 2, complete sequence:
- a CDS encoding uncharacterized protein (EggNog:ENOG41) has product MAENQDQLRRLEEQRISVMAEDERKAALISDLFKHIGDLTGQLAEAHMDLRDRKDMLELKRTKLELAEKQIEDLRRKTDDHVFSMVIIDGDNMPDEFARDGLTGGKRAAGLLRKAITEDIKTRFPSLPANVPVMIRVYANLRGLSKKYRELMPDSASFEDFVRGFNTVHPMCDFIDAGCGKECADEKIKASIKFGLDDSHCKQVFFGGPGDNGYARVFDSFLEDQGIREQITLMAGPPFAYELAAIKDKFHNMTLDNIFRSQKLPSEANRRTSFHITPPGTPMSPTSPLNFAAVAKVPSSPAQSSPAQLYYTEPKMPSNGVILRNKFGQRVDSRLSYLQSDFSNLKDRKLCNNFHILGKCYYLEKFGKCHHIHGEKLVGQRLEALRAIARQSPCLNGLSCSQTDCVAGHKCPREPCHLENCWFPKEMHNVESQAVE; this is encoded by the exons ATGGCGGAAAATCAAGACCAGCTACGGAGGCTGGAGGAGCAGCGGATTTCAGTGATGGCAGAAGATGAGCGTAAGGCTGCATTAATTTCG GACCTCTTCAAGCATATCGGTGATTTGACGGGCCAGCTTGCCGAAGCGCATATGGATCTTCGAGATAGAAAAGACATGCTTGAGCTTAAGCGTACAAAACTTGAGCTTGCAGAGAAGCAGATTGAAGATTTACGACGCAAAACT GATGATCATGTTTTTAGTATGGTTATAATTGATGGCGACAATATGCCG GATGAATTTGCTAGAGACGGCCTCACAGGAGGCAAGAGAGCAGCTGGTCTCCTTAGAAAAGCAATAACTGAGGATATCAAAACGAGATTTCCGTCTCTTCCTGCGAACGTCCCAGTGATGATTCGTGTGTATGCGAATTTAAGAGGGTTAAGCAAAAAATATAGAGAACTTATGCCTGACTCGGCATCGTTTGAAGATTTTGTTCGTGGATTTAATACGGTCCACCCTATGTGCGATTTCATCGACGCTGGGTGTGGCAAAGAATGTGCCGAcgagaaaataaaag CCTCTATTAAGTTTGGCCTTGATGATAGTCATTGCAAACAAGTGTTTTTCGGTGGACCAGGAGACAACGGATATGCCCGCGTTTTCGACTCTTTCCTCGAAGACCAGGGCATCAGAGAACAGATCACGCTGATGGCAGGTCCCCCTTTTGCGTACGAACTGGCGGCAATCAAAGATAAATTTCATAATATGACCTTGGACAACATCTTCAGAAGCCAGAAACTTCCCAGCGAAGCCAACCGCAGGACCTCATTCCATATCACACCGCCAGGAACTCCCATGTCTCCAACCTCTCCGCTGAACTTTGCAGCCGTTGCAAAGGTGCCTAGCAGCCCGGCTCAGAGCTCCCCGGCCCAGTTATACTACACAGAGCCCAAGATGCCTTCCAATGGGGTCATATTGCGGAATAAATTTGGACAGAGGGTGGATTCGCGGCTTTCGTACTTGCAATCTGATTTCTCGAACTTGAAAGACCGAAAGCTTTGCAACAATTTCCACATTCTGGGCAAGTGCTACTATCTTGAAAAGTTTGGCAAATGCCATCATATCCATGGAGAAAAGTTGGTCGGCCAGCGGCTGGAAGCTTTGCGAGCCATTGCTCGTCAGTCTCCGTGCTTGAATGGGCTGAGCTGCAGCCAGACAGATTGCGTGGCCGGACATAAGTGTCCAAGGGAGCCTTGCCATTTAGAAAACTGCTGGTTTCCTAAAGAAATGCATAACGTTGAGTCTCAGGCCGTGGAATAA
- a CDS encoding uncharacterized protein (EggNog:ENOG41), whose protein sequence is MDLRDRKDMLELKRTKLELAEKQIEDLRRKTDDHVFSMVIIDGDNMPDEFARDGLTGGKRAAGLLRKAITEDIKTRFPSLPANVPVMIRVYANLRGLSKKYRELMPDSASFEDFVRGFNTVHPMCDFIDAGCGKECADEKIKASIKFGLDDSHCKQVFFGGPGDNGYARVFDSFLEDQGIREQITLMAGPPFAYELAAIKDKFHNMTLDNIFRSQKLPSEANRRTSFHITPPGTPMSPTSPLNFAAVAKVPSSPAQSSPAQLYYTEPKMPSNGVILRNKFGQRVDSRLSYLQSDFSNLKDRKLCNNFHILGKCYYLEKFGKCHHIHGEKLVGQRLEALRAIARQSPCLNGLSCSQTDCVAGHKCPREPCHLENCWFPKEMHNVESQAVE, encoded by the exons ATGGATCTTCGAGATAGAAAAGACATGCTTGAGCTTAAGCGTACAAAACTTGAGCTTGCAGAGAAGCAGATTGAAGATTTACGACGCAAAACT GATGATCATGTTTTTAGTATGGTTATAATTGATGGCGACAATATGCCG GATGAATTTGCTAGAGACGGCCTCACAGGAGGCAAGAGAGCAGCTGGTCTCCTTAGAAAAGCAATAACTGAGGATATCAAAACGAGATTTCCGTCTCTTCCTGCGAACGTCCCAGTGATGATTCGTGTGTATGCGAATTTAAGAGGGTTAAGCAAAAAATATAGAGAACTTATGCCTGACTCGGCATCGTTTGAAGATTTTGTTCGTGGATTTAATACGGTCCACCCTATGTGCGATTTCATCGACGCTGGGTGTGGCAAAGAATGTGCCGAcgagaaaataaaag CCTCTATTAAGTTTGGCCTTGATGATAGTCATTGCAAACAAGTGTTTTTCGGTGGACCAGGAGACAACGGATATGCCCGCGTTTTCGACTCTTTCCTCGAAGACCAGGGCATCAGAGAACAGATCACGCTGATGGCAGGTCCCCCTTTTGCGTACGAACTGGCGGCAATCAAAGATAAATTTCATAATATGACCTTGGACAACATCTTCAGAAGCCAGAAACTTCCCAGCGAAGCCAACCGCAGGACCTCATTCCATATCACACCGCCAGGAACTCCCATGTCTCCAACCTCTCCGCTGAACTTTGCAGCCGTTGCAAAGGTGCCTAGCAGCCCGGCTCAGAGCTCCCCGGCCCAGTTATACTACACAGAGCCCAAGATGCCTTCCAATGGGGTCATATTGCGGAATAAATTTGGACAGAGGGTGGATTCGCGGCTTTCGTACTTGCAATCTGATTTCTCGAACTTGAAAGACCGAAAGCTTTGCAACAATTTCCACATTCTGGGCAAGTGCTACTATCTTGAAAAGTTTGGCAAATGCCATCATATCCATGGAGAAAAGTTGGTCGGCCAGCGGCTGGAAGCTTTGCGAGCCATTGCTCGTCAGTCTCCGTGCTTGAATGGGCTGAGCTGCAGCCAGACAGATTGCGTGGCCGGACATAAGTGTCCAAGGGAGCCTTGCCATTTAGAAAACTGCTGGTTTCCTAAAGAAATGCATAACGTTGAGTCTCAGGCCGTGGAATAA